One window from the genome of Salvelinus sp. IW2-2015 linkage group LG30, ASM291031v2, whole genome shotgun sequence encodes:
- the LOC111954718 gene encoding proteasome subunit beta type-8-like produces the protein MSGSAADCQYWERLLAKECRLYKLRNKQRISVSAASKLLCNMMLGYRGMGLSMGSMIVGWDNKGPGLYYVDDNATRLSGRMFSTGCGSSYAYGVMDSGYREDMTVEEAYELGRRGITHATHRDAYSGGVVNLYHMQEDGWIKVCKEDVSELIHRYRKGMF, from the exons ATGTCTGGCAGTGCTGCAGACTGCCAGTACTGGGAGAGACTGCTGGCTAAGGAGTGCAG GCTGTACAAACTGAGGAACAAGCAGAGGATCTCAGTGTCTGCAGCCTCTAAGCTGCTKTGTAACATGATGCTGGGATACAGAGGCATGGGCCTCTCCATGGGCAGCATGATCGTTGGCTGGGACAACAAg GGCCCTGGTTTGTACTACGTGGATGATAACGCCACACGTCTCTCTGGTCGTATGTTCTCTACTGGTTGTGGTAGCAGCTATGCGTACGGAGTGATGGACAGCGGCTACCGTGAGGACATGACGGTAGAGGAGGCGTACGAGCTGGGCCGCCGTGGCATCACCCACGCCACGCACAGGGACGCATACTCTGGAGGAGTGGTCAACC TGTACCATATGCAGGAGGACGGCTGGATAAAGGTGTGTAAGGAGGACGTGTCAGAGCTGATCCACCGCTACAGGAAGGGCATGTTCTGA
- the LOC111954714 gene encoding LOW QUALITY PROTEIN: DLA class I histocompatibility antigen, A9/A9 alpha chain-like (The sequence of the model RefSeq protein was modified relative to this genomic sequence to represent the inferred CDS: inserted 2 bases in 1 codon; deleted 1 base in 1 codon), translating to MKVFILMFLGIGHLYEAFGITHSLKYFYTASSDIPNLPEFVVVGMVDGVQMVHYDSNSQRMVPKQDWMNKAVDPQYWERNTGNFMDSQQTFKADVDILKQRFNRSGGVHIVQKMYGCEWNEDTGVTEGFDQYANDGEDFVAFDLKTKTWIAPTPQAVITKHKWDSKQTNNEQQKHYLTQTCIDWLKKYVDYGKSTLMRTVPPSVSLLQKTLSSPVTCHATGFYPSGVMVVWQKDGQDHHEDVEXMDRLPNDDGTFQKSTHLTVTPEEWKNNKYQCVVQVTGIKEDFIKVLTESEIQTSWGKTNRGTNDPNTIGSAPIIGVAVALLVVVVVVVGVVIWKKKREKGFVPASSSDTDSENSWKGAQKT from the exons TAACTCACTCCCTGAAGTATTTCTACACCGCATCTTCGGACATTCCCAACCTCCCAGAGTTTGTGGTtgtggggatggtggatggtgttCAGATGGTTCACTATGACAGCAACAGCCAGAGAATGGTGCCCAAACAGGACTGGATGAACAAGGCAGTAGACCCACAGTACTGGGAGAGGAACACAGGGAATTTCATGGACTCCCAGCAGACTTTCAAAGCTGACGTCGATATTCTAAAGCAGCGTTTTAACCGAAGTGGAG gtgtGCATATTGTTCAGAAGATGTACGGCTGTGAGTGGAACGAGGACACTGGAGTCACAGAGGGGTTTGATCAGTATGCG AATGATGGAGAGGATTTCGTGGCATTTGACCTGAAGACCAAGACATGGATCGCTCCAACACCACAGGCAGTCATCACCAAACACAAGTGGGACAGTAAACAAACTAACAATGAGCAGCAGAAACACTACCTCACCCAGACCTGCATTGATTGGCTGAAGAAGTATGTGGACTATGGGAAGAGCACTCTGATGAGGACAG tcCCTCCGTCAGTGTCTCTGCTCCAGaagaccctctcctctccagtgacCTGCCACGCTACAGGTTTCTACCCCAGTGGAGTCATGGTGGTCTGGCAGAAAGATGGGCAAGATCACCATGAAGATGTGGA CATGGACAGACTCCCCAACGATGATGGAACCTTCCAGAAAAGCACCCACCTCACAGTGACGCCTGAGGAGTGGAAGAACAACAAGTACCAGTGTGTGGTTCAGGTCACTGGTATCAAGGAGGACTTCATCAAGGTTCTGACTGAGTCTGAGATCCAGACCAGCTGGGGAAAGACCAACAGGG GTACAAATGACCCAAACACCATTGGCTCCGCCCCCATCATTGGAGTGGCTGTAGCTCTCCtggtcgttgttgttgttgttgttggggtcGTCAtttggaagaagaagagagagaaag GGTTTGTTCCAGCCAGCT CTTCCGACACTGACTCTGAGAACTCATGGAAAGGTGCCCAGAAGACTTGA